A DNA window from Leptolyngbya subtilissima AS-A7 contains the following coding sequences:
- the phnL gene encoding phosphonate C-P lyase system protein PhnL, whose protein sequence is MTQSLLSNHSTAPVSPPTGAMLRAEGLYKSFVLHHQGGACIPVLEGVSLTVQAGECVALQGPSGSGKSTLMRSLYANYRIDKGSIWVNHQGDWADLPQLPPHQLLEVRQHTVGYVSQFLRVIPRVPALEVAAEPLMDLGMDPEIAYDKIRLLFTQLNLSERLWQLSPTTFSGGEKQRVNIARAFSVNYPILLLDEPTSALDAANREVVMQLIEDRKAQGCAMVGIFHDDEVRERVCDRVLQF, encoded by the coding sequence TGGGGCTATGCTCCGGGCTGAGGGGCTTTACAAGAGCTTCGTGCTGCACCATCAAGGAGGAGCTTGTATTCCGGTTTTAGAGGGGGTTTCCCTCACGGTGCAGGCTGGTGAGTGTGTGGCGCTCCAGGGGCCATCGGGCTCAGGCAAATCGACGTTGATGCGATCGCTGTACGCGAACTACCGCATCGATAAGGGCTCGATTTGGGTGAACCATCAGGGCGACTGGGCTGATTTGCCCCAGCTCCCCCCCCACCAGCTGCTAGAGGTGCGGCAGCACACCGTGGGCTACGTCAGCCAATTTCTCAGAGTGATTCCCCGGGTACCGGCGCTAGAAGTGGCCGCAGAACCCCTGATGGATTTGGGTATGGATCCCGAAATCGCCTACGACAAAATTCGGCTGCTCTTCACTCAACTGAACTTGTCAGAGCGACTGTGGCAGCTGTCTCCTACCACGTTTTCCGGCGGCGAAAAGCAGCGGGTGAATATTGCTCGGGCCTTTTCCGTCAACTACCCAATTTTGCTGTTGGATGAGCCGACTTCTGCTTTAGATGCTGCCAATCGTGAGGTCGTTATGCAGCTAATTGAAGACCGTAAAGCCCAGGGCTGTGCCATGGTCGGCATTTTTCACGATGACGAAGTCAGAGAGCGGGTCTGCGATCGCGTTCTCCAATTTTAG
- a CDS encoding alpha-D-ribose 1-methylphosphonate 5-triphosphate diphosphatase, with amino-acid sequence MTEAIFTNYRLQLPDEEVLGTLIVRDGIIAEVQPGVVSQGHNGYGDYLLPGLVELHTDNFEQRLSPRPKVRWPMDVAAVYHDRDLAAAGITTVCDAIAVGDITPTSMRMTQFGPMINTIHQGQIDGRFAVDHRLHLRCELGYEHVHEVAATYADHPLLSLISLMDHTPGQRQFAQVEKYKEYYQGKHGVGSDEIEDFIQARIEAQQRHADENRRKLVDLTQKHQICLASHDDATPEHVQEALQDGAEIAEFPTTLDAAKEAHLHGLQVLMGAPNLILGQSHSGNVSAIELIERDLVDIISSDYVPQSLLQAMFLIAQQQPLYKAMQLFTSNPAKAIGLDGDRGSLEVGKRADFVTVHHDGVVPRFTSVRRQGQRIA; translated from the coding sequence ATGACCGAAGCTATTTTCACCAACTACCGCTTGCAGCTGCCTGATGAAGAGGTTCTCGGTACGCTAATCGTGCGGGATGGAATCATTGCCGAGGTGCAGCCCGGCGTTGTTTCCCAGGGACACAACGGCTACGGCGATTATTTGCTGCCCGGATTAGTAGAACTGCATACGGATAACTTTGAGCAGCGGCTGTCGCCCCGACCCAAGGTGCGTTGGCCGATGGATGTTGCTGCGGTATACCACGATCGAGATTTAGCGGCGGCTGGCATTACCACGGTTTGTGATGCGATCGCGGTGGGTGACATCACGCCGACATCCATGCGCATGACCCAGTTTGGCCCGATGATCAATACAATTCACCAAGGCCAAATTGACGGGCGCTTTGCGGTAGACCATCGCCTCCACCTGCGCTGTGAACTGGGCTACGAGCACGTGCATGAGGTGGCCGCCACCTACGCCGATCATCCGCTACTGTCGCTCATCTCGCTGATGGATCACACCCCTGGTCAGCGGCAGTTTGCCCAGGTCGAGAAGTACAAAGAGTATTACCAGGGCAAACATGGCGTGGGTTCTGATGAAATAGAAGATTTCATTCAAGCCCGCATAGAAGCTCAGCAGCGCCATGCCGATGAGAACCGCCGCAAGCTCGTAGACCTCACCCAGAAGCATCAGATTTGCCTCGCCAGCCATGACGATGCCACCCCTGAGCATGTGCAGGAAGCTTTGCAGGACGGAGCCGAAATTGCCGAGTTCCCCACCACCCTCGATGCCGCTAAAGAAGCTCATCTCCACGGCCTCCAGGTGTTGATGGGCGCGCCAAATCTGATCCTGGGCCAGTCTCACTCTGGCAACGTTTCCGCCATAGAGCTGATCGAGCGAGACTTAGTCGATATCATCTCATCGGACTATGTGCCCCAGAGTTTGCTGCAGGCGATGTTCTTGATCGCCCAGCAGCAGCCGTTATACAAAGCTATGCAGCTATTTACTTCAAACCCCGCCAAAGCCATTGGTCTGGATGGCGATCGCGGCAGCCTCGAAGTTGGCAAACGCGCTGACTTTGTCACCGTTCACCACGACGGCGTTGTGCCCCGCTTTACCTCCGTCCGCCGCCAGGGCCAGCGCATCGCCTAG
- a CDS encoding alpha-D-ribose 1-methylphosphonate 5-triphosphate diphosphatase has protein sequence MKHPLSTPKLALQGATVLTPTGWLDSATVLIEDGKFVAVDQTAKPSGYVAIDVTGLHLLPGIVDIHGDAFERMICPRPGVNLPLDMALVENELALLGAGITTFFYSITDSFEPGLRSREMARQLINQISAPDHGLRVDSRIHIRHEQANTADYDELCGWLETRKVTLLSLNNHLPPTTDDETIRRYTQGLRQRLKLSEADILALVQAAYPRQEEGLAQFEDLVQRCHDLGIPVASHDDETAADVAKSRERGVAIAEFPASIPLAEASRAYGAAVLMGAPNLVRGGSHVGYMSVAAAAQSQVLDCLCSDYHYPSLFHAPFLLAEKELMPFEQAWKCVSEYPAKAAKIGDQKGKIAPGYDADFLLLTPDRTLPSAIRAVYINGLPVKQSL, from the coding sequence ATGAAACATCCTCTCTCGACACCCAAACTGGCTCTACAGGGCGCAACGGTGCTGACGCCAACCGGATGGCTAGACTCGGCAACGGTGCTGATTGAAGATGGAAAATTTGTCGCCGTCGATCAAACGGCCAAACCCAGTGGCTATGTTGCGATCGATGTCACCGGCCTGCACCTCCTGCCTGGCATTGTTGATATCCACGGCGATGCGTTTGAGCGCATGATTTGCCCTCGGCCTGGGGTCAATTTACCGTTGGATATGGCCCTGGTGGAGAACGAGCTGGCTTTGCTGGGAGCCGGGATTACTACATTTTTCTACTCCATCACCGACTCCTTTGAGCCGGGGCTTCGCAGCCGGGAGATGGCGCGGCAGCTGATTAACCAAATTTCGGCACCTGATCATGGCCTGCGGGTCGATAGTCGCATTCACATTCGCCACGAGCAAGCCAATACCGCTGATTATGACGAACTGTGCGGCTGGCTAGAAACTCGCAAAGTCACGCTGCTTTCCCTCAATAACCACCTCCCGCCTACGACCGATGATGAAACTATACGGCGATATACGCAGGGGCTACGTCAACGGCTAAAGCTTTCCGAAGCCGACATTCTGGCCCTAGTTCAGGCTGCCTATCCCCGCCAAGAGGAAGGCCTAGCTCAGTTTGAAGACTTGGTGCAGCGCTGTCATGATTTGGGCATTCCGGTAGCCTCCCACGACGATGAAACGGCAGCCGATGTGGCTAAAAGCCGAGAGCGGGGAGTTGCGATCGCAGAATTCCCGGCCTCTATCCCGCTGGCAGAGGCATCCCGTGCCTACGGAGCCGCTGTCTTGATGGGAGCCCCCAATCTGGTGCGGGGTGGTTCCCATGTCGGCTATATGAGTGTTGCCGCAGCGGCCCAATCTCAAGTTTTAGACTGCCTCTGTTCTGACTACCACTATCCCTCTCTATTCCATGCCCCTTTTCTACTGGCTGAAAAAGAACTGATGCCCTTTGAGCAGGCATGGAAGTGCGTTTCCGAATATCCGGCTAAAGCCGCCAAAATTGGCGACCAAAAAGGCAAAATTGCCCCTGGCTACGATGCCGATTTTCTCTTGCTGACTCCCGATCGCACTTTACCCAGCGCCATTCGGGCTGTCTACATCAATGGTCTGCCGGTTAAACAATCCCTCTAA